In Macadamia integrifolia cultivar HAES 741 unplaced genomic scaffold, SCU_Mint_v3 scaffold1424, whole genome shotgun sequence, the following proteins share a genomic window:
- the LOC122063696 gene encoding E3 ubiquitin-protein ligase RNF6-like: MSFSVEYSGLAITHLIYKASLIVAVVRWIFSSALRLITCNYRSGNSVDDAEQSQMQLLQSLAAAGVRVLIRAPRPPLPPPTTLSMVSEAAAAAAAAASDDDDDDKFEGQMMMLLDHAATYEEIAGRLPESYTTCAVCLDELRKADKVRELRNCCHVFHKRCIDRWLNHNIDPHHSTCPVCRTPILRYSSSIAALTRSEPSWAVERLLYLFGDDLHPLL, translated from the coding sequence ATGAGTTTCTCGGTGGAATATTCGGGTTTGGCCATAACCCATCTAATATATAAGGCATCACTAATCGTGGCGGTGGTGAGATGGATCTTTTCTTCCGCTCTCCGACTGATTACATGCAATTACAGATCCGGAAACTCTGTCGACGACGCGGAACAAAGCCAGATGCAACTACTGCAGTCCTTAGCTGCTGCAGGGGTAAGGGTATTAATAAGGGCCCCCCgccctcctcttcctcctcctacgACGTTGTCTATGGTGTCTGaagcggcggcggcggcggcggcggcggcctctgatgatgatgatgatgataagttTGAAGGACAAATGATGATGCTTCTTGATCACGCGGCTACTTACGAAGAAATCGCCGGCAGGCTGCCGGAAAGCTATACAACATGTGCCGTGTGCTTGGACGAGTTGAGGAAAGCAGACAAGGTAAGGGAGCTAAGGAACTGCTGCCACGTATTCCACAAGCGATGCATCGACAGATGGCTTAACCATAATATTGATCCACACCACAGCACCTGTCCAGTCTGCAGGACGCCGATACTGCGCTACTCGTCGTCCATCGCCGCCTTGACTAGGTCGGAGCCAAGCTGGGCCGTGGAACGACTTCTGTATCTCTTTGGGGACGATCTACATCCACTTTTGTGA